AGTTCTGTCTAGACTATTTTCTCCTTTCACAGAAGTGTTTTGGTGCCTGAGAATGACTTGGATGCAGCTGTTTTTGTTTCATGTCACTTAACTCTTTCAAAACTGGCAGAGTACAGCTGGCAGAAAGTGTTACAGATATAAtccttattttccttgtttttgttggTATTGTAGGAGGGATCTGTAGGCCTTTCTGTCCAGCGCTCTgtttttggagaaagaaatttcAATATACACAGCTCCATTTCACATGAGAGCCCTGCAGTGAAAGTAAGTAATGTAGCTTAATAGTGCAAATCATCAGTCAGTACACTGAAGAGAATTTAGGGATTGGTAGACTAGCATTTATTATTACTCCGTTTTTAAAAGTAGAGTTTTGCTGTGGCAGAAGGTATTACTGCTTTGAGCATCTTGTcaacacttttattttctccagtttttttcctgaacttttcTGGTggaatttttcatcatttttggtTAGCTGactgttgttgctgttttctaaAGGAACATTTAGAACATTAAGGCCTTTTCTCTCATTACTAGGATGTGAGCTCCTAATAACTAACACATTTCTGACACACAGTTGATGGTGTAAAGATGTTTATAAAGTTTACAAAATTGTCATCAATATTAAACGGTTTTAAATTGACTTACGATATCCTATAACAGCTAGATAGCATAAGCAACAAATTAAAACTGATTTTAGCCAATGTAATTGTGCAGTTTACAGTTCTGAAATGGAGTTAGACACTAGAACGTAACTGTTATACTTGTGTAACCTATCAGGAAAAATTCTAATAAAGTGTAAGTCACATATTTTCCAATTGAGGACTGATTagtaaattttaatacatttattccacagaagaaaactaaaaagattttaaatactttaatagACAACTGTTTACTTACAATCCAACAGCACATTCAGCACTTTTAAAAGTTAGGTTTCTACTGTTACGTTTTACCATGCTAGCATTTGAAGGCATTAGGTTAAATatcacagaaataggaaatgcGACTTTTCTTTTACAGCTTATGAAGCAGTCAAAGACTGTGGATGTACTATCTAGAAAGTTAGCAACAAAAAAGAAGCCTATTTCTACAAAAGTTATGACTAGTGGTGTGATGAGGAAAACTGCCAGTTCTTGCCCAGCTAGCCTGACCTGTGACTGCTATGCAACAGATAAAGTTTGCAGCATTTGCCTTTCAAGGTAATGTGATTTAATGCTGCTACCAAATCATCAGCATGCTGCCAGACATGATTAGAAATTGCATTGATTTGGTGGGCAATTGATTTAGTGCAAGGAAGAGAACAACACGGTTCTGTGAACTACGCAGACACTAATTGTGGAGAGGTACGATGATGAGCAAATGATAACTGTTGTCATCTAGTGTTCATTTGACATGAATTGCTCATTGGAAAACACATTTGCTCTTGTATGCAAGTAAttttggtgggggcagggatggtTTCTTTGGAACCTTGGATTTGCACATTTTACTTGCTGATTTAATCTTTTGTTACCTCATTCCTGCCTGTGTAGAATAATCAGAACCAAATAATAGGgtgtctctctcactcccacCTCCTACTCTTAGTCTCATaaattcctccctttctttcaaaaCTTGCATGAGCTTTCTTGAGCCTTTCCTGATTAACTTAAGTATATAAGTCAATAAGTATGTCAAATGAATTTTCTAATATCACTCCAGACAGAAGTGATTTTTATGCCTCTGAATTCTATTGCATTCAATTCTGgtgtattttacttttctcttacGGTTCTTATAATCTGCTACCTCCTTTTACACCTGGAAgttaccttaaaatttttctggAATAAGGCCTGGTAActtgaggggtggggagtgggggagggaccagTAGGAAGCAGAATGTAGGATTTTCATCACACTAGATTATGATTTGctttataaataacttttatttatatagatatcAAGGCAGAACTTATTgtgaaataaatagataaatgttactttttggtcttaaataattaaactttaacaTAACTAGAAAACTCTTATTTCGTCATCATAAGGCGACAACAGGTTGCCCCTAGGGCAGGTACACCAGGATTCAGAGCACCAGAGGTTTTGACAAAGTGCCCCAATCAAACCACAGGTATGTTGCACTAGAAATACAGAACCCAATAAGAATTGGTTATCccaggtatattttattttatgacctTTATGTTTTACTAATATTaagtttttctgcttttaataagTTATGTAAGTAGTTCTAGCAGTGTGGCAGTCCCATTTTTGAGATAATGCTATTGAAAATTTCTACTCCTAGtgttgggtttgtttttgctttttttttgtttttttcttgtaacagACTTTTTCCTGTACAAGGCATCTTGCTTATCTATTTACAAGATGATTTTGCTACGAATTTTGTTAATGTCATATTTGTAGAGGAAAAATTGTGTTTAGTAGTCTTTGCTAACTTAAGACTTGCAGCGTTTTATCTGTTTGCCCAGTACCCCCCAAAAGTCTTCTGTGCTGCACTGCACATAAGATTGTGTATttgattgaaattattttttgttattgtgaaAATAATACAGTAGAATTAAAGAGTTAAAgagttttgaaaaaggaaaaaaatctagaatctACCAAAGTTGTCATGAAGCCAGAACCCAGGAAAAATCTCATTGAGTAAATGAATCCTGCCATTCCCCTAGATAATGGACTTGAAAGAAATGCATTCGTCCATTGTGTGTATTCTGTACTTGCTaatgataccaaaaaaaaaaaaaattatcttcttatACTCTCAAATAATTGTAACCTGTTGAGCATGATTGTAAATCTTTATATGAGGTATTTTAGggatatttattcctttttgaaggGAATATGGAAGGAAGTTCATTGAAGAGAAAACCACTGAGAAGAGAACTTAAATTGGAGTAGGTGGTTGGCATTGATGCATgagcagagaatctgaagaaacAGCATGGTCTAGTCTAGTCAATAGGAAACAAGTTTAGTGTTGCTAGAATGTAAGATGGAAGTGAAGGAATGGTGAGAAATAAACCTGATAATAGGTAGGCAAGTCAGATCACACATGTTAAACAGCTTGGACTGTATCCTATAGGTGTTGGGAAGTTATTCAAGGGAAAGAGATGGtaataattatgttttttaagtttatttattttttaatgtttatttatttttgagagagagagagagacagagcatgagtgggaggaggggcatagagagagggagacacagaatcggaagcaggctctagactctgagctgtcagcacagagcccattgttgggcttgaacccacaaactgtgagatcatgacttgagccggtgtcagccacccaggtgtcccttatttacttatttttgagagagagagagagcacacgtgcacaagaacaagggaggggcatagagggggagaaggaatcccaagcaggctccatgctgtcagctcagagcctgacacagggcttgatcccacaaactgcaagatcatgacctgagctgatatcaagagtcagatgcttaaccagctgagccaccctgatgccctgATAATTATGTTTTAACTGCATTATTCTGGCAGGTATGCAGACAGCATAGGTTTTGGAGAGTTGGGGCCTGCTgtggtccaggtgagagatgatgaaaGCCTGAATGAGGGCACTAGTAAtaggaatgaaaagaaaggtaAAGGAAAGGCAGAACTTATTGGATAACTGGATGTGAGATTTGGGTGTGGGGTGGTGAAGGAAAAGGCACCCAGGATGTTTATCAGATTTCTAGCTTGGGGGACTTGAATGGGTATCAGTAGCCAAGGGGGAGAATAAAGAAGTAACTGGTTTACAGGGAAAGATAAGGTGGGTTGAGGCATAATTGGCTTGAGATATTGGTGGGGACACCAAGATAGAGATGTCCAACAGAGTAAAAGTCAAACTTAGGGAAGTTTAGGCTGGAAATACAGTTAAATGTCATCAGTATATAAAAGATGGTTGAAGCTGTGAAGTAGATGGGGTCAGTCCAGGGAAGAGGTTGGAACTGTGGGAAACCTCAGCCTTAAGGGGTGGGGAAAATGTTGAAGGAGCAGGCAGAGCTACAGAGGGAACAAAGAAAGGCAGGTGATACAATGGCCAAGGTAATGGAGAGCAAGTAACTTGGTGATACTGGGGGGTCAGCAGTTAGGAGAGATGtccctaaaagaaaaattagtttaaCATGAACCTGTGCTAGTCTTAATGTTAACTGTCAGAATTCTAGAGATTAAAGATTGTATAGCAGAAGTTAGGGTAAGAACCTGGCTGAAGAAAAGCTTCTAATATTCAATACTTTTCACTAAAATAAGTCACTTTCACTATGGTGCATAATTCTTGAGGAACATCCAGATTTTTCCACATAGctatttttggatttcttttgatCTTACAAAGTACATATCTACTTAGTGTTTTATAATGATGAAATGTCCTTTTAAACTTACCAACATGTTgctcaagaaagaaaatattgtattttGTATTAAGGATGTTAGACTACGGTTTCTCAATCATGGTATTACACTCTAAGCATCTGAGGAACTTAAAAAATTCTGATGCCTGAGCCCTACTCCATAATTAAGTCAGAATCTCTGAGGGATTGGGCCTGGACATCAGAATGTTTTTTAAGGCTCAAGATTTGCATAGCAAAGGTTGAGAACTATGGATGTAACAATGATGTAAATTGACTACTGATGATAAAGTTATagatatggaattttttttaaagtttgttttctgttacaGCAATTGACATGTGGTCTGCAGGTGTCATATTCCTTTCTTTGCTTAGTGGGCGGTATCCATTTTATAAAGCAAGTGATGATTTAACTGCTTTGGCTCAAATTATGACAATTCGTGGATCCAGGGAAACTATCCAAGCAGCTAAAACTTTTGGTAAGCAGTTTTATATTATAGAACAAaagaaatgcctttttaaatttcctataaaTCAAATTATTAAGAAATTCTCTGATGTTATGTAGAAAATTTCTCTGTTGCTTGAAAACTAATAGCATtgtgtaagaaaataatttatccatttttcttctatataatCATTTAATCTCAGCAAGCACAAAgtgctatttaaatattttaaagttcaacTTTATAATCTTAAAAGGATAAGGAATAAAATCTTAACTCCCTGTAGTTATGGTTTGactttattacataaatatttctaatagtatatgttttagtttattatatgtttattaagCATCAGGTGTTCTTGGGCTTGCCTTAATTGATCTCAGTTTATACTAACAAGTAAACAGTTAATTATGAGACAGAATAATAAGGACTCAGTAGGGAAGATAATAAAATGTGGGTTGTTAGGTTCCTTAGGGTTAGGGGAGCAAGGAAGAGAAATGTGCAGAACACCTTTGCTGATGGAGTATTATTTTAAGCATATAGATAATATGTTGTGGGAAGTCACCTCCTTAGTTACACAAGTTCTTATACTTTTTAAGacttcatggggcacctgtgAATTCTCTCAACATTGTTCTGGCCAATGACTTTAACTCACATGTTCACCTTGTTTTTATTCTCCATGCACAGTTATAgttaatattttccaaagtgggtGGCTGTGATTGTACCACACAATATAGAATACCCCTGTGGGACAAAATTTCAAACAACCCACTTCGTAAGTAGCTGGGCTGCCCTTGTGCCCAGCTCCAGGATCAGTAGGTCTTAATCGGGTCCATATCAGAATTATCTAAAGAACTTAAATACATATGCCTATCTCACTCTACTCCTTCCTGGGAAATAAGATTCAGGAAAATATGATACATAGGAAGGGCCTAGGCTTGTTAGTTTGGAAAAACAAGTGATTTTAACCAAGAACTACTTCTAAGAACCACTGCAAAAATGATTGCCCCTTACTTAGACACCATTGCTATGGTCTAATCCATCAGAAAAGCTTGGTGGTGGTTATGAAGAAAGCTCCGTGATGGAGGCTTACCAAAAAGTGTTTCTTCAGCAAAGTCAATCCACAACTTCTCACTTTCTTGCACCTAGTATAAGAACATGTTATCAAAGGATAATAGGTTGaaataatacacatacacaaagggAAAATGACCATAAATGGAAAGCAAGATGGATTGATACCTTGGAAATTGTATTCTTACATATGTTTACTCTCAACTGATTGAGAAAACTTTTCGTCTAGTGTTGAAATACTTCATGAGAAGTTTAGGAAGTTTATCAGAGAATGGACATCAAAACATTTTGCTGAAGAGCTTAACTCTCCCTTATCTGTAGTCAAAGTTATAATGAGGACTAACAATGGAAGCACAACAAGCGATGCAAAAGCATTTAAGGGCAAGTGTCATGATAGCAGGCCTAGGCTTTTAAAGATTTATCATCATAATGTTTGTTCTCAGAAACTAATAATGCCACGTAGTTTTTGTCTTGGTTTATTAGTATGACTTCTGCAGCTGTTTCAGTCAAATCTACTATAACTTTGGGCTGAATACAGAAGGACTCAAAACTTCAGTAGTCACCTTTGTGTTCTCCTTTATGACCCAAAGAAGTGACTTGCTTGGGATTAGCAGTGAGAGTACTTGTACTTCTCTTGTGTATAACGTGCCTCACTGTCCTCCACACCTAGACCTGGCCCCACTGTGGATTGTCATCAAGGACTCGTTATATCAAATTCaaatgaagggcgcctgggtggctcagtcagttaagcaactgactttggctcaggtcactatctcacagttcgtgggtcgagccccacattgggctctgtgctgacagctcagagcctggaacctgcttcagattctgtgtctccctctctctctgttcctcccctgctcattctctgtctcttctgtgtctctcaaaaataaataaacattaaaaaaaattttaacaaaaaatttaaaagaaaaaccttgaGCTAAAACAAATGCCTGACACTTGGTctgtaacaaaatattttgattgaATGTATTATTTTCCCTGAATGAGCCCTCCTTTGATCATGTGAAAAAATTTAAGCATGTTGTATAACTTAGGGAGATATTGTAATACATACTGTTAATTATTTCATAACTTCAGCATAGcctataaattaatgaataaaactaTATGACTATTCTCCTCTGCCTATAATTTTCTAGAGAGAATAAGAATGATAAAATAGATTTAGAGTAAAAAAGCATTGCCATGTTGTATCCTGAGCAGACTTagtttttggtcatttgttttccttggtctcttccctgcctgccacctcctcctcccttctttccctgcctTAGAACACCCAATCCAGTAGTTAGATCAGGACATGTAAAAGTAACTTTATAGCATCCAGAGCtagattgtttttttaacaacCCATGTACCCCAGAAATCTGTATGCTGTGCTACTCCATTGTTTAGAGCCACATTTCTGTTTAATAAGGAAATATATAAGGCAAATACAATACACTTTTGCCTGTTTGTATGCTTAGCTTATTTTTGCCCATATGTGAATAATTCTGTCAGGAAATTGTTTCagagacatttatatttttaaaaactaagatctGGCTTATTAACTCATTCAGAAACATTTATTGGGACTTTATGTGGCCCAGGTAGTATTGTTGAATCTGTTCTTACAGAACTTAAATTCTAGCCGGGGAGACAAATCTGTCAGACAAGTGAGTAGTATTGagaaagataaaaggagaaagggagagaagagggctCAGCTGTTTCAGATGGGTCAGTCAAGGACCCAAGTATCTGTCAGGATGTGATACTTGAACAATGACCTGAGAGACTGAATAAAGCTTTTTTATCCAGTCCAGCCACCATTAATTGAGGACCTAGTATGTACTAGACATTGTCTAGGCTTTGAggattcaaaagtaaataaaatagacccTGTCTTCAAAGAGCTCAGAGTCTAGTAGGGGAGACAGCTCTACAGTTACAATACAGGCTAACAAAAGTAATAGAAATTTTCAGTTTGCGACACAAGTTTAGAATGTTCAATTCTGTCAGTGTCAGGCCTTACAGAGGCCTGAAGCTGAGTGAGGATATAAGTTGGAGTATCCCGAGCACATGGGGGAGCACAGGGGATCCTAGGCAAAGACAGGAACCATATAGCCAGAGGAATGTAAAAGctaggaagggggagagggaacaGGAGCTGCAGCTGAGGAAAGATTACAGAAGGATATGGTGAAGCTGAAGGAGTTGACAGTCAAGTGAGTCCCTTACATAGCTTAGTAAGTCACTGCTTTCTACTTACACCGCCCACTTTATGATTTGACCTTCAACTATGTAGTACAAGACACAAATATTAGCATGTGGTACTCTAGCTCTTATGCAGGGCAAATATATCCCCAAAGCACACAATTGGGCATGGATGTTTCCCATTAGAGAGGCTTCTGGTATACTCAAATAAtgtacatgtatttattcttttttaggcAAGTCGATATTGTGTAGCAAAGAAGTCCCAGCACAAGACTTGAGAAAACTTTGTGAGAAGCTCAGAGGTATAGATTCTAACACTCTGAAATTAACAAGCGATGTACAAGGGCCTGCTTCTCGTGACCCAACATTTTCAGAGAAGACTGACCATAAAGTTTCTCACCTTATACAAACACCTGAAGCACAGCATTCAGGAAATTCATTGTATAAAGGAGACAGTAATGGCTGTGGGGGTGGTTTGGATACAGATACTACCAATTTAGCAGGCTGGAATGAGGTACCTGATGAAGCTTATGACCTGCTTGATAAACTTCTAGATCTAAATCCAGCTTCAAGAATAACCGCTGAAGAGGCTTTGTTGcaccctttttttaaagatatgagcTTGTGATTATCGTTCCTTATTTATAATGTTTGCTATTGTGTATTATGAGATGGGGTGAAAAAGAGTTTTTTGTAATAGCCATAAGTTCTTGATTAGAGACCAGGGCAggatgaataatttattttaaaattttagtatttgcTGTCTGGCAAATGCTGAAATACGGACTACGATCAAAGATGCCTAGGATAGTTCTTAGGGCTAACTACATGATCTTTGAGTTAGATCTACCCAAGTAGAACTAGATCTTCAGCTTCCTTAATTACTTGTCACTGCCATATGCAGAGAAGGAAGCTATTTTAGCCTTAGTACATAGAGGTTTGAGGTACAAATCTTAAAATTAATGGATGTGATCTTAAAATTAATGGATGTAATGGGGACTAAATGAGTCAAAAGACTTTATTGGTTTCTTTAAGCAATGAGCTATGTGTACTTTTAGAAAACTCAACCTGGTGTTGGTGCTCTAACCATTCTATAGGTAAAGGCGATCATTTCCTCTTCTAGAGGCATATATTACACCTTTTATGAACACTAAAATAACTAATGAGAAAATGTTGGAGGTAATACCACTCAAAATtgagtttatccattttttaatgtattttgttaaaGTATTTTTTGTGTGAATTGCCACATTAATGGtttcactcttgattttcttGCCTTCTCTACCCACACCTAAATTCTCCCTGAAAATAACATGGTGCTTTCCACAAAGTTTCTGTGTGCTTTGTTAAATATTGCACGTGTTTACAGTTGGGTACTTCATGCATACACGGATTGATTAAAGGAAAGCTGCAGGGCCAAGGTGAAGACTGATAGtccaaaatgcttttatttttctcaccatcCTAGGTGTAATTAGGTAGCTGCTAAAAGGAAAAGTGAATACAGCTTTGAGAATATTATTGGAGAGTCTTTCCTCTGAGTGGAGCCATCAGGATCTCTATATCCTATTATAAATAAGATGCTCCTGCTCAAAGGAGATTGATTACTACAGTCTTGGGCAGATTGGGAAGAGAGATAATGAAGTGGGCAGAGTAGAAGAGGACCAGAGGTAGAGACTTATGAATTACTACATTCCAAAATGATATATATCAGTGACAGCATATCAAACTCTTTGTGGGAAATAAGTTTGGGTGTGTGGATCCACGGAGAAGTTTCCCATTTAGTAAGGATAGAATATAGAAACAGCTTATGGATACAGAACATTCTGTTATTTTGTACATTCAAGTCAGTGTGTCTACCTACTCTGGTAAGTATGGCATATGTTTAGCCATTACCACTGATGTACTCGCTCTTCTCATactataatctttaaaaaaaaaccttgaatgTTCTTGAATTTGTATGTTTAATAaagttattcttttctatttcttatgtcaaactattcatttgaaaaatacctctttttaaaaacacatttgtcactggaaatattttcctcttgAGACTAATGAATGCTGTCTCTCCAGCAAATAGTAGACAGATTAACAAAAATTGACCTGGctcaacaaatatatgaaaaatggaaGTAGATTGTTTTATAGAAAAGGTGCTCATTGACCTCATTTATAGGAAATTTGTCACAAAATAGTACAACAATAAGTCATCTCAGTAACAGAAAGAAGTCTtagctaaaaaaaattttcttggtGTGATTCACAAGTTAACATATTCTAAGAAAATTAACGAAGAAAAATTTAACTACCAAAAGTGCAGGGAAGGAGACATTCTCTAAGAGAATTTAATATCTAAGAAAGaacatttcagggcacctgggtggctcacttggttaagcatcc
The window above is part of the Prionailurus bengalensis isolate Pbe53 chromosome C1, Fcat_Pben_1.1_paternal_pri, whole genome shotgun sequence genome. Proteins encoded here:
- the CDC7 gene encoding cell division cycle 7-related protein kinase isoform X1, translating into MEASLGIQMDEPMAFSPQRDQVQADGSLKKHEQNFKLPGVKKDIEKLYEAVPQLGNLFKIKDKIGEGTFSSVYLATAQLQVGPEEKIALKHLIPTSHPIRIAAELQCLTVAGGQDNVMGVKYCFRKNDHVVIAMPYLEHESFLDILNSLSFQEVREYMFNLFRALKRIHQFGIVHRDVKPSNFLYNRRLKKYALVDFGLAQGTHDTKIELLKLVHSEAQQESCSQNKSHIITGNKISLSGPAAPKELDQQPTMKTVKRPYTNAQSQIKQGKDGKEGSVGLSVQRSVFGERNFNIHSSISHESPAVKLMKQSKTVDVLSRKLATKKKPISTKVMTSGVMRKTASSCPASLTCDCYATDKVCSICLSRRQQVAPRAGTPGFRAPEVLTKCPNQTTAIDMWSAGVIFLSLLSGRYPFYKASDDLTALAQIMTIRGSRETIQAAKTFGKSILCSKEVPAQDLRKLCEKLRGIDSNTLKLTSDVQGPASRDPTFSEKTDHKVSHLIQTPEAQHSGNSLYKGDSNGCGGGLDTDTTNLAGWNEVPDEAYDLLDKLLDLNPASRITAEEALLHPFFKDMSL